The window AAGACGAAGGAACGGGGGTGTGGCCCCGTGCTTTAAAAAAGGAGAGAAACTTCTCTCGAATAGCTAGTTGCTGCATATAAGAGCCATACTATTGCAAAAACTACATTTTTTCAATATACTAGTAACTTCACCAAGGAGGCTGTTGATGAGTTTGTTGAGGACGGACCCCAGCGCGATGCGCATTCGGCCGGACGATTCGGGCATTGCCGAACAGATCGCCATCCAAGATGCGGCGGCGGCAACGGCCCGCGCGCTCGCCAACGCGACGCCCAACATCCAGGGCACCTGTCAGGAGTGCCAGAATCCGATTGGGGAGAAGCGTCTGGCGGCGCTCCCCACGGCAAAGCGTTGCATCGCATGCGAGGAAGCGCGCGAGAAGACGCTCAAGGGTGGCGCTCCGGTACGTCGCAAGCATCCGGCGTACCGCCTCCTGTAGAATCGCTCTACAAGGATCCCTCAACACCAGCGGACGACCACAGGTCGTCCGCTTTTACTTTTCTATGGGGTGAACGACGGGACTCGAACCCGCAACCACCGGGACCACAACCCGATGCTCTACCAATTGAGCTACGTCCACCATGCTACCGGAGCGCAGTATAGCACGAAAAAAGCACATCGTCGAGTAAGAACAAGGGGGCCGTAATGGCCCCCTTTCCAGATGTCATGCGTACGGTTCACAGATGCACTGTCGCGCCTGAAACTCTTGTAAACGGCGCGCCCCAAGCGTTGTGATGCGCAGACCGCACGGGATCGTGCGCGACAACATGGGCGTGCCGTGACGGCGCACGCACGAAGCCCATCCACCACTCACACATACCCACCCTCGCGTTCGGGCATATTGAATGCCCGGACCCAAGAGTGAGATGACCTCTTTCGTGAGAACGAGAATGCCTCCTTTTGCCTCTTGTGCACGGAATAAGACTTCGTGCCCCAGCGCACACGCACAACGATCCGGTGCCGTCATGCAGCCTCCTGTGTCACATGGTATAGCACAGAGAGGTTTAGATTGTCACGCTCCTATGGTTGGAGAATGTTTTCTGTGCCACCAAACACAGAGAAGACTGTTTGTTTTACGGTTGGAAATTGCTTCAACGTTTTTTCCAGCTGCGCACGCCGTGCAGTCACTGCACACGAGCCGCCGCCCATGTCATTGCTGAAATCAACAGACGCAATGCCGTTGGAAATGGCAATGCGATTTACGCCGACATGTTTCGGAATGGTGGACGAAAATCCTTGAGCCGCCTCGGCTGGCCTCACGCCGGAAAGGAGTTCTTGAAGCGCCAGATATGCGACTTCACTTGTCTTAAATACCGTACGACTCACCGGAAATACAATGTCACAGGAAAGGAGCTGCGGATCAGATGCTTTTTGCTTTTGTTCATGCTGAAAAAACACTTGGAACGTGGTTGTGGTTGTGTCTTTCACGCGCACAGGTACAGATACAAGGTTCACAATAGAACCATCCTTTGCCGAATACTCAAATACTTGTAGTGTGAGATCCGCTGGTGCCCCTGAAGGGATCGGAACCTTTACTTCAAAGTCCCCGAACTGACCAATGTCAGGCGCGTCAGCAGTGCCGAAATACTCAAAGAGCACTTCGTTGTTTGCTCCCAAGAGTCGGTAACTAAATGTGTTCTCAAACACCCTTGCGCGCCCAGTCACGGTGAAAGGATTACTCACGAGATCACCGGCACGCGGAGACGTCACCACGATATTCGGCTCGGGCGTAGGTGAAAGCGATGCTTCAGGAGCAGAAGCACGATCCCGCGCCATAAACAGAACGCTCGCGATCACAAGAAGCGCAATAACGATAGCAGAAATACGCGTATTCATATCCCCTATACTACTCTTCTCCAAAAAGCGCGCAAGCTGGTAAAATAAGGCCAATCTATGCTACAATGCGCTTCGAATCCGCCTGTAGCTCAATGGATTAGAGCAGCTCCGTTCTAAGGAGTTGGTTGGGGGTTCGAGTCCCTCCGGGCGGACTGATTTTAAAGAAGTCTTCGGAGGAATTAACAATCGGGCTGGCGTATGCCGGTAGTACACGTGCTTTGGGAGCACGTAGACTGGGTTCGACTCCCAGCAGCCCGACTGAACGAAGTGAAGGAGGGGTGCGGCAGTGACCGAGCGTGAGCGAGGAAATACCAAAGCCAGCAGGCGTGGTGCCCGACTTTATCGAATACAGAGTGCCCTGCGGCACTCTGTATTCGTATATGGTATGGCGCAGCTGGGAGTCGAAGGACGGAGCGATGTGGTGAGTAGCAACGAGCCACCGCGAGTCCTGGTCAATATCGCATGGCGAGCGGCGGCGAGGCATGACGATATTGAGACGACCAGCAGCCTCCACAGTTTCATCACTAACACACAGCCCCTTCTTGCATTTTGTAACATGAAGCGTACGGTATTTTTAGTTCTCTAGATTGGAGGAACGCATGCTCGTGAAGAAGCATGACATTTGGGTACAGCACATCAGAGCGATGCAAGCCTTAGAGGTTTGCTCGCGGAGGCATCCGAACGCGGACGAGCGTCCGTGTCCCGAATGTATCAAGGAATGCGAAGTGCAGCACCCAGCTCACCGCACCACCGCGCATTACCCGGATTTCTTTCGCACCGCTACGCCGAACGTCGAGACCCAGTGACCTTCCACGCCCCAGACGCCGCGACACCCCTCGCGGCGTATTCTTTTGTGCACACTCTGCATACGAGAGAAGTGTTATACTTCTCAGTATATGCGTACCGATCAACACCGTTTTCTCTTTTGGTTTCTCATGGCTCTCTTTGCAGTTGCAGTTTTAATCTTGTGGCCGTTCTTTGGATCACTCGTGCTCGCCGGCGCTGTTGCCATTGCCCTTGCGCCAGTCACAGCATGGACACATCGCCTCATCCCCATTAAGGGATTCGCAGCGCTCCTGAATGTTCTCGGTGTGGTGGTGTTGATTCTTGCACCAATTCTGACGCTCGGCGCACTCGCACTAGAACAGGCAACGGGGCTATATCTTGCGCTTGCAAACCAGACTGACGATATTCCGCGCATCACCCTAGCACTCCAAAATATGATCGGCGCGTTTCTGCCCGATTCATTTGCCTTCGCAGAAGTTGATGTAAGTGCATGGGCGACCACCGCCGTTCGCTGGGCCATTACACACATCGGCGCGCTGCTCTCCGGCATCCTCCAAGGGATTGCTACATTCGCACTTATGCTCTTGGTGCTTTACTACTTCTTCAAAGATGGACAGGATCTTCGAGCATTCATCATTCGTCACAGTCCTCTTGCCGACACTTACGATGAACGCGTTCTTCATCGTGTAGGAGTTGCCGTGAATGCGGTAATGCGCGGCTCGCTTCTCATCGCACTTGTGCAGGGAGCGATTACAGGATTTGGGTTTTATCTCTTTAGCGTTCCCAATCCGGCTTTATGGGGCAGTGTCGCCGCCGTCGCCGCGCTTGTACCCACGTTTGGGACAACGCTGGTGAATATCCCTGCAATTGCTTTTCTCGTCATTACTGGTGAAACAAGCGCGGCATTTGCGCTCGCAATTTGGGCAGCGATCGCAGTTGGCATGATTGATAACCTCCTAGGGCCAAAACTTATGGGACAAGGCACACATCTCCATCCCCTTATTGTGCTCCTCAGCGTTCTCGGAGGCGTGAGCTTCTTTGGCCCTCTCGGGATCTTACTCGGCCCCCTCACGTTCAGCACGCTCTTTGCAGTATGGGATATCTATATGGAAACCCGCGAAGGCGGGACCATAGAATCGGCCTAGCGCGTTCTCGCCATCACTGCTATACTCTTCCCGTTAGCGGGATTAGTATAGTGGCAATACGATTGCTTCCCAAGCAATAGACACGGGTTCGATTCCCGTATCCCGCTCCAATATAAAACATGCCTCTACGGCGTGTTTTATATTGTGGACGGATAAGGGAGGGAATCGAACGGCCGGAACGATGCCCCGCAAGCTTGCGGGGCCGAGAGGCCGGGTCCTGAGGCGTATGTCTGCGACGGCAGACATACGACCGAAGGCGATTCCCGTATCCCAGCAGAACTATACAATCCCATATTTCTGTGGTATGGTGTCAGCTCTTGCTCATTGATAAGGGGTGCATTCAGCATCCCGGGGAGGCAAACAGATGTTCATGGTTCTCGGACTCGCGATCAAGAACCAGCCGATGCGCGTCTGCATGGATGTGGAGTGCAGAGGTTGCAAGCGCGCCGCGAAGAGACATGCATACCTTTCGGATAAGATGTGGTGTGATCACTGTGGCGTTCTCGCCCAGAATGTGGAAGAGGTCCAGCGCCTCTTCCAGCCCCGCATCAGCAGCAACTAGCCCCTCCCGGCGTGGGCACTTTCAGCCCACGCCACCCCTTATCAGCGAGCAAAATCAAAACACCCCTTATCGGGGTGTTTTGATTAGAGCTCTCGAGAACTCTCTTACTGAACTGCTTCTTTGAGGACTTTAGCTGGCGTGAAGCGCATCTTCTTCGATGCCTTAATGTGGATTGTTTCGCCAGTGCGAGGGTTGCGGCCTTCGCGGGCTTTGCGGTCAGCAACCTTAAAAATGCCGAAACCGCTCAAGTTGATTTTGTCACCCTTGCGGAGATGGTTGGTCAACAACTCGATAAACGATTCGAGCCACATGACGCCGTCTTTCTTCGAGACGCCCATCTTTTCTGCGAGCATCTGTGCTACTTGGTTCTTTTTGATTGTATTCATCATCGCACCCCCTTTCCATGTGCAAGAATCGATCGCACGCTGGCACGAATGCCTGCTTACGCCGGCTCATTGCTCGTTCCTGGCCATTTTCAAGGGTTTTCGCGGAAAAAGCAAGGGTTGTGTGGATAGCGTACCTTAGCGCGCGTACTCAATAGCCCTTGTTTCACGGATCACCGTCACCTTAATTTCTCCAGGATATTTCACTTCTTGCTCCACCTTTTTAGCAATTTCACGGGCCAAAAACACCGCGGCACTGTCTGATATCTCCTTAGGGTGCACGAACATGCGCAATTCGCGCCCTGCCTGCACTGCATATGCCTTCTCAACGCCCTGGAAGGTCATTGCAACGCGTTCGAGGTCCTCCATGCGCTTAATATACGCCTCAGCGGTATCGCGGCGTGCTCCAGGACGCGCGGCCGAAATAGCGTCGGCAGCCTGCACAATGCGTGATTCAAGCGTCACATAGGGGTACTCCTCATGATGCGACTCCATCGCATGAATAACACGCGGATCTATGTTGAATTTCTGCAGAATCTTTCTTCCAATGTCTACGTGCGTTCCAGGCACTTCGTGATCAACCGCCTTGCCAATATCATGGAGAAGCGCGCCGCGCTTTGCGATCAATACATCACCGCCAAGCTCTGCTGCAAGCATGCCGGCGATATGTGCCATTTCAATAGAATGGAGAAGCACGTTCTGTCCAAAGCTCGTACGAAATGCGAGACGCCCCAACAACATAACCAGCTTCGGGTCCATCATGCCAACGCCTGTTTCCAGAATCGCTGCCTGACCAGCTTC of the Candidatus Paceibacterota bacterium genome contains:
- a CDS encoding Gmad2 immunoglobulin-like domain-containing protein, producing the protein MNTRISAIVIALLVIASVLFMARDRASAPEASLSPTPEPNIVVTSPRAGDLVSNPFTVTGRARVFENTFSYRLLGANNEVLFEYFGTADAPDIGQFGDFEVKVPIPSGAPADLTLQVFEYSAKDGSIVNLVSVPVRVKDTTTTTFQVFFQHEQKQKASDPQLLSCDIVFPVSRTVFKTSEVAYLALQELLSGVRPAEAAQGFSSTIPKHVGVNRIAISNGIASVDFSNDMGGGSCAVTARRAQLEKTLKQFPTVKQTVFSVFGGTENILQP
- a CDS encoding AI-2E family transporter, which encodes MRTDQHRFLFWFLMALFAVAVLILWPFFGSLVLAGAVAIALAPVTAWTHRLIPIKGFAALLNVLGVVVLILAPILTLGALALEQATGLYLALANQTDDIPRITLALQNMIGAFLPDSFAFAEVDVSAWATTAVRWAITHIGALLSGILQGIATFALMLLVLYYFFKDGQDLRAFIIRHSPLADTYDERVLHRVGVAVNAVMRGSLLIALVQGAITGFGFYLFSVPNPALWGSVAAVAALVPTFGTTLVNIPAIAFLVITGETSAAFALAIWAAIAVGMIDNLLGPKLMGQGTHLHPLIVLLSVLGGVSFFGPLGILLGPLTFSTLFAVWDIYMETREGGTIESA
- a CDS encoding HU family DNA-binding protein; protein product: MMNTIKKNQVAQMLAEKMGVSKKDGVMWLESFIELLTNHLRKGDKINLSGFGIFKVADRKAREGRNPRTGETIHIKASKKMRFTPAKVLKEAVQ
- a CDS encoding TraR/DksA C4-type zinc finger protein; translated protein: MSLLRTDPSAMRIRPDDSGIAEQIAIQDAAAATARALANATPNIQGTCQECQNPIGEKRLAALPTAKRCIACEEAREKTLKGGAPVRRKHPAYRLL